DNA from Leptospira saintgironsiae:
AAACTTTTCCTAATATTTCTTCCTGTCTTCCCATAAGTCTGACAGAAAGTCTAGGCCCAATCTCTTGGACGATCCTGGAAGCAACGTAATTTCCCCATCTTGCTGCATTCTCAGGTGAAAATCTATGGGTAAGTCCATAAAGCACACCCGCAGCAAAACTATCTCCAGCTCCAGTAGTATCCAATAGCTCTTGAACTGGAAATCCACCTATATGACTAATCGTTCCATTTACAGAAGCGAATGCTCCATTAGAACCATCCGTCATCATCACATTTTTGCAAAGTGAAGAGATGAATTTTAAAGCATCTTCTTTGGATTCAGTTGCAGCGAGTGCCTTCGCTTCTTCTGCATTACAAAAAACTAAATCACAATATTCTTTAGTGAGTTTTAAAAAATCTTCTCTGGAACGATTTACACAGAATGGATCGCTAAAAGTAAATGCTACCTTTACTCCAGCTTTTTTGGATTCTTCCATTGCAAGAAGACAAGCTTCCTTGGTAGACGGTCCATCCCAAAGATATCCTTCTATATAACTATAAGAAGACGCTTTCAGTTTTTCCAGATCCAAATCTTGTTTGGTCAATGTAGACGAAATCCCCAAGTGAGTGAGCATGGTTCTTTCTGCATCAGGAGTGGTCAGGATCACACAGGTTCCAGTATGTCCTTCTTTGGAAGGAGGAACTTCGAATAAAATCCCTGCCTTCTCCATATCCTGTTTGTAAAATTCTCCGTAAGTGTCTTCGCTTACTTTCCCGGTATAAGTTCCAGTACCGCCAGAATTCGCAAGAGCGATCATTGTATTTGCAGCACTTCCGCCAGATCTTAATTCTTTTTTATGTCCGTCCAAAGCGGTAAGAACTCCACCCTGTACTTCTGCATCCACCAAGGTCATAATTCCCTTGTTCCAGCCCATTTTTTGTAAAAAAGAATCTTCGGTAGGGATCAGAATATCCACAAGTGCATTCCCTATTCCGAATACGTCGTAATGTTTCATTTTTTCTCCGATATTAAATATTAGTAAAACGTTATACTACTTGCGGGTCCATTCTATCAGTTCCCATCCATTCCAGGAGGTCTCATATACTGATTTGCCTCCCACCTGGGAAGATAGAAGTTCCAGAAATTCTTCCTTTCTTTCTGTTATCACACCGCTAAAAAGAAAATGATCCGTATGAAGTCCTGCGATCTTTTCCATATTCGCCTTTAAAACTGCGAATGTAATATTTGCCACGCATAGATCAAATTGTTCGGAAGAAACTTGCGGATGATCGAATCCACCTTCTTCCACTACTAAAACTTGGTCAGAGATCCCATTTTCGTCCCTATTAAATGTAGAAGACCGAACTGCATTTGGATCTATATCCACTGCTATAATTTTAGATGCGTCTAATTTTGCTGCTGCTACAGATAAAATTCCTGAACCAGCACCAATATCTGCGACCTTCTTTCCTTTTAGATCAATTGAGCCAAGTCTGGATAAAACCAAACGAGTGGTTTCATGATGTCCTGTTCCGAATGCAAGTCCTGGGTTGATATAAACGGGAAGTGAATCTTTTTGTTCGGACTTTTTGTTTTTTTCCCAATCTTCCTTTTCCCAGGTAGGCACTACCCAAAAAACTCCGACTGAAAATGGTTTATAAAATTCTTTATAAGCTTCTTCGTATTCTTTTGTTTCTATCCATCTGGATTCTGCAAAAGAATCTTCTGGAGCTACCGTTTGTAAGTAGATCCAAATTTTGGCTTCTGATTGCACATCATCTTCTGCCAAATACACTCTGATAGGAGTATTATCTGCGATAATTTCTTGGTCTGGTCTTCTGGGTTCTTCTCTATCAAATAGGATTTCGTAATATCCTGCTACCTGCCATTCGTCCAAGTACGCGGAAAATTCTTCCGCAAAATCTTTCGGAATGGAAACTCTGATCTCTTTGTATTTCAACGGATTATCTCTGGAACCGATCGGGAGATTTTTTCCCTTTTAGGTTTTTCATTTGGCATATTATAAATTTCTTCTTCGGAAGATTTTTCTTTCTCTATTTTATGATCTTCTTCTTTCATATATACTCTTCTGTCTTTCACGATCCAGACCCAGATCCCTACGAAGAGTGCTGTCGCTGCCCAATGTCCGAATCTTCCAATTGGGATCACAAAAAAATCGAATAATCCATGCTGGATCACAGCGAGCAAGAATCCAGAAAGAATATACCAATATTTATCAGGGAATTGTCTTTTATTACTTTTGATGAGACAGAGTGCAAAGCATAGATTTATAAGCAAATGGGCATTCGAAGATTTTAATGTTCTTAAAATGAAAGTATGGATCCTATCATCTTCTTTTGCAGTTAGAATATAATGGTAATTTTCTATTCCTGCAAAACCTAATGCGACAAATCCACCCACTAAAAATGTCTCAGGCAGGAATTCCTTCTTCTTCCAATCATATGCTAATGTAAGCGATAATACTACGATCAGAATGGATTTACATAATTCTTCCATCATTCCCGCTTTTACGAATGCGAGAAATGCAGTTTGAGATAGAATTGATTTTGCTACTTTGGTATTGATCTCAGTTTCAGGCCAGATCAAAGCGCTTGCTCTAAGAACTAATTCAGTAGAGATCCAACCCAAAAGTAATGCGAAGAATATTATAAAAAAGAAACGTTTCTCTCTGCCAGTATTAGGTTGAGTATAGATGAGATAAAATCCCCAAGGAAAAATACTTCCAATCGCAAGAAGGATTACTTCTAAATTCATAATTCCTCCATATAACGACCGTCGAACATATTCACGAGTTCCTGCTGCAAAGGTGTTGGCATTGCCTTAGCGTCCAAAGGGCCATTCCAGAAAAGTTCAGTGACCCGTATATAACCTTTGGTCCCAGGAGGAGGCATCATGGGCGATAAGTTCTCTATCAATTCTAAAGTTCTCTGGTCTTGTTCAGGATAAGAAGAATTTTGTACAAGTTCCACATCTACAACTTCGCCATCTGGAGTGATTGTATAAGCTACAACGCATGAATAATTTCGAGGAGCACTTCTCCAATAATCCATAAAGGATTCAAATGTTCTCATCTTTGCGGAGATATAATTTGAATAAGTAGGAGGAAGTTTTTTTCCTTTGATCTTCTTTACTTCTCCCTTTACTCTACCCTCGTCCGAAGGTTTTTCCTCAGGGATTTTCTCACCTTGATTGCTATTAGGTGTATCCGTTCCAGTGATAACACCACCATTCAATCCTTTCACTTCGTCCGGAAGATTCGGATCTATAAAATAAAATTCAGCGTGATTCTCTGGTGTAAAATGATCCGTAGGACGAGACTTACTTTCTTTCTGGAAAGCGATTGTGGTAGGCATAAGTAGAATGAGACAGATCACTATTAAGTGAACAAGAACACTCAGTCCAAGATTGTTTTCGAAACCTGGACTCAAACCCAAAAGAGGTGTTTTTGATTGGAAGGATCTTCGCAATAACCACCCAGAAAACACATTCACTAAAACTAATACAGTTAAGATCGCAGACCAAATCCAAAAGGAAGAAGCTACTTCAAAAAACTTTTTATCGGAAAGCCCAGGTTTTAAACCTAAACTTGCGAGGAAGCGGATCCCCAAAGCAGGCTCCCACCAAGAGAAGAAGAATGTAGCAAATAATAATAATCCTAGAAGATATACGAATAGGATCGGAAATCCTTTCCATAAACGTCCCGTATAGATATGACCCCAACCAGCTAAGATAGCATCTCTCACTTTTGCATTCTTACGTTTTCTGGCAGAAGCAGGCAGATCACCCTCTTCATCCGCAAATGAATCTCTAGTCTGTCTTACGAACCAAGCCCAGGGTCTGCGAAATAAGAAAAATGGCCTTTTACCTGATAGAAGTTCCGCAAGTCCGACTGCAGTAAAAAAGAAGATCCATACACTTTCAGAGAAAACGGCAAAGGTTGCCATCTTAGCTCGGAATGGATCAGAGTATGTTAAATAATGAGTAAATAATATTAAACAGCCAACGGTCAGAAAGACTAAAACTGGATTTAAGATAAGAGGTCTTGGATCTTCCGGTTTTAAACTTTTTCGAACATGTTTTGCCTGTAGGAAAAATACTGCCAGACCAAAGAAAAACATTAGAGTTAGAACAAGGAATCCAGACGAGCTTGGCTCTTCCGAACTGAGTAAAACAAATACGGAAAATATCTCTTCTGCTTTTGGAAAAATTAAAAATAGAAGTTCTAGAGAAAATAAAAATAACCCCAGGACTACTTGTAGAAAAACGGAATGGAATGCTGGTCTAAGGACCCTATCCTCTTTAGGAAATAGGAAGATCACTCCCAGAGGAAAAAAGATCCCGAAGCCAATCATAGAAATGGGAGATGTCCAAGAGAGAAAATTGATCCCCCAATAGACTAGTTTTTCCTTCTGCGAAATTTCCTTTTTCATTCCGAATATCCTTGTCCATTGGACCCTAGCTTGTTCCGGAAGCAAACAAGAATTGAAGGAATTCCTACGAATTTAATACTTTATCATGAATCCTATTCGAGAATCCTTGGACCTATGGAGAAAAAAGAAACCCTAGATTCCTCTCTCAAGGATATTGTATCCGTTTGTAAAAGAAGAGGATTTGTTTATCCCGGATCTGAAATTTACGGAGGACTTTCCAATACCTTCGACTATGGCCCTTACGGAGCCGAACTTCTCCATAACTTAAAAAGACTCTGGTGGAAACATTTTGTCCACTTGAGAGAAGACGTTGTAGGATTGGATTCTTCTATCCTTCTCAATCCAAAAGTATGGGAAGCATCCGGACACGTTTCTAATTTTAACGATCCACTCATCGATTGCAAAAATTGTAAGACTCGCATTAGAGCAGACAAATTTCTGGAAGACCAAAAGGGAGAAGGAGCCGCAACAGGACTGAACCTGGAGAAAATGAACGAGGTCATCAAGGCCGGAAACTTTGCATGCCCGAATTGCGGTAATAGAGGAACATTCACAGAAGCAAGAGACTTCAACTTAATGTTCAAAACTTCTCATGGAGCTTCCGCAGAAGATTCACAAGATATTTATCTTCGCCCGGAAACTGCCCAAGGTATTTTTATCAATTTTAAGAACGTTATCTCAACTACCAGAAACAAGATCCCATTCGGTATTGCTCAGATAGGTAAATCATTCCGGAATGAGATCATGGCAAGACAGTTCGTATTCCGCACAAGGGAATTCGAACAAATGGAGATGGAATTTTTCTGCGAACCAGGAACTCAAAAAGAATGGTTCTCCCATTGGGTGGATTATTGTGTTAAATTCTTAACAGATCATCTTGGATTAAAGAAAGAAAACTTGAAAATCAGAGAACATGAGAAGGAAGAACTTTCTTTTTATAGTGAAGCCACTTCCGATATCGAATACAAATACGGATTCGGATGGGGAGAACTTTGGGGTATCGCTTCTAGAACCGATTACGATCTTTCTCAACATGAAAAATTCTCCGGAGAAGATCTGAAATACCAAGACCAGGCTGCTAATAAAAAGTATATTCCATATGTAGTAGAACCTGCACTCGGATTAAACCGTTTATTCTTAGCAGTTGTTTCAGACGCTTACGCAGAAGAAAAACTTCCAGATGGAGAAACAAGAACAGTTCTTCGTTTTGCTCCTCAGGTAGCTCCTGTGAAGATCGGGATTTTCCCTCTAATGAAAAAAGACGGACTTCCTGAACTTGCAAAATCGATTTATGCAAATTTATCTTCTTTAGGAAATTTAGAATACGATGAAGGCGGCGCTATCGGAAAAAGATACCGCAGACAGGACGAAATCGGAACTCCTTATTGTATCACAGTAGATTATGATTCTTTAACAGATAAATCGGTTACTGTAAGAGAAAGAGACAGTATGTCCCAAGAAAGAATTTCTATAGATTCTTTGAAGTCTTACTTTGCGGATAAGTTACTTTAATCAAGGATTGTAGTTTCTAATATCATCTCTACATTCTTGTCCAAAGATCAAAGGACTTGCTGGGCTGAAAGTTTCGACCTTAGTGTCGCTTAAAGCCCAGAACATTCCGCAAGATGAATTAGTACAATGATTTCCATGTTCTTTGTCTTGGTGAGAAGAATATAATGGGATCCCTGCGTTCACGAGTCCAAGTGCATGTCCAAGCTCATGGGTCACTGTCATCTGCTCAGCCTTACTTGCTTTATCAGGCGAAATAACAGAATCAAACTGATCTATCATATCCTTAAATACAAAAATCACCGGAGGCCCAATTCCTAAAACACCTGAAATTGTAACAGCAATCACACCAGGTGCATCCGCCAACTCTCCTCTTATATATACGATAAAGAAACTAGTAGATTGAAAATCAGAAGACTTCTTTCTGTATTTAGGAACTAAATCTAAAAGTTGGTTCACACTCCAAGTTGATCTATTCTGATTCGGGATCTCATTCATCTCAGAAAGATCGTTAGGCACAGTAACTGCAACAGAATAACCTCTGTCTGCAAAAACATCCTGCAGATTACTATCAGTCACATTCCAAATATTAGAATTGCCAACTGTATAATTCCCAGTAAAGGGTTCCGCATCAGTTTCATAAGCAACTTCTAAATCAAGAGATCTTACTGTAGAAAAATAAACAGAAGAACGATCCGGATCTGTCAAAATAAGATAATCTAAAGTGATATATCCCAAAACTGCAGGTGGTAGTTCAGATTTACCGTTTTCGCAATTGATAAGTGTGAAAAAGGATAGAATTATAAGTGCTCGAAAGATCATTTTGCCTTCGTATTAATCAACAACCGGAATCGTTTCTTTTTTTATTTATTTGCAAAAAGAAGAGAAACTTATCTCCTCAACGATAAAAAATACTCCACAAACTCCGGTCATTTGCAAAGTTTTATTTTAATGTCTGAGAAACTTTTGGAGATAAGACCAATCCTCCCCCAAAATAGGGAGGCCGCCATTGAATTGATAAATCAATTTTTTAGAATGGTCAATAAGCTACCTTTAGATGGGATTTTTAAGATCCGTCCTAGAGCCGCTGCCAAAATGGTGGATATCTACTTAAAACTCAGGGCCACAGACAAAGTATTATTTATCGGTGGGTTCATAGAAGAAGAGCTTGTCTCACTTCTAATTGCAAGAGTGGAAGAAAAACCATATCTCATTGAGGAGAAGAACTTATTCATAGACTTGGCTATTACCAAACAAGGTAAAAGAAAGTCTGGATATATGAAACCTCTCGTAAACGAAACGTTTCGATATGCGAGAGAAAAAGGGATCTTAGCTATAGAATTAAGAGCCATTTCTGAAAATGAAGCTGCCGTAGAATTTTGGAAGAAGATGGGATTCGATCCGTTCTATGTAAGATTTCGAAAATCAGTGTAGGAATTCCAACATGGAAGTAAAGATAACCCCCACCCTGCATTGGGCTTGGGGGGAGTGGCTCGTGGGAGAGCGCGTTCTCCTTATCACAAAATCCTTCTTCTGTCAATAAAATCCTCCTCTTCAGAATCAGTGTAGGAATTCCAACATGCGATACACTCAAATAAAAAAGGGATCCTTTCGGATCCCTTTTTCAATATTAGAATTTTAGAAAATTCTTATTGGAATATGCGAAGTAACAATCCGCCGTGTTGAACGAAGAATTCAGCAAACACTAAGCTTGTAATCGCCATCAATTTAATCAAAATATTGATAGAAGGACCAGAAGTATCTTTTAAAGGATCTCCTACGGTATCTCCCACAACTGCAGCCTTGTGTTGGTCTGAACCTTTTCCACCAGCAGCTTTTTCGATATATTTTTTAGCGTTGTCCCAGCCACCACCGGAGTTTGCAGAAGAGATTGCAAGAACCACACCTGCTACCAATGCTCCAGCTAAAACGCCAGATAAAGACTTAATTCCGAATAAGTAACCTACTACGATCGGAGTTAAAAGAACTAAAAGTCCAGGAAGGATCATTTCTCTTAAAGCCGCAGTGGTGGAAATATCCACACATCTTTTGTAATCAGGTTTTGCTTTTCCTTCCATGATCCCAGGGATCTCACGGAATTGTTTTCTAACTTCTTCTACCATATCTACAGCAGCTTTACCTACTGATTTCATAGTCATTGCAGTGAAAACGAATGGAAGCATTGCTCCGAAAAGTAATCCGCCGAAAACTTCTGCGTCTAAGATGTCCAGACCAGTAGTTTTAGTTCTGGTGATGAAAGCAGCAAATAATGCTAAGGAAGTTAATGCAGCAGATCCGATCGCAAATCCTTTTCCGATAGCAGCAGTAGTGTTACCAGCTGCGTCCAAGGTATCTGTACGATTACGAACTTCTTTTCCGAGTTCTGCCATCTCAGCGATACCACCCGCGTTATCTGAAACTGGGCCGTAAGCGTCGATAGTCAAACCGATAGCGATTGTGGAGATCATTCCGAGAGCAGCAATTGCGATCCCGTACATTCCCGCCAAAATATTCGCAGTAACGATTGTGATAACAAGAAGGATCACAGGAACCACAGAACTTTGGTAACCTAATGCAAGTCCGTAGATGATGTTTGTAGCAGCTCCAGTTTTAGAAGCGTCTACAACTTCTCTTACTGGTTTATAAGAATGAGAAGTATAATACTCAGTGACCAAACCGATGAACATTCCGGAGAACAGACCCACGAGCAATGAAATGTATACATTCCATTTACCGATTGTTTTACCAGCGATCTCGAATGAATCTACCATGTATTTATCAGTTACAAAATACATGATCGCACCAACGATTAGAGTAGAAACCCAAAGTTGGATCTTTAGTACCTTCTCCACATTTCCTCCTTCTTTCACAGAAGCGATGAAGGAAGTTAAAAGAGAAGCAGGGATCCCGAAAGCAGAGATCAAAAGTGGGTATAATAGAGCGTCAGTATTTCCAGAAAGAGCAGTCGCAGTTGCACCGATCACAAGAGCAGCACAAGTAGCCTCAGCACAGGAACCAAAAAGGTCAGCACCCATACCAGCAACGTCACCTACGTTATCTCCCACGTTATCAGCGATAGTCGCAGGGTTTCTAGGATCATCCTCAGGGATTCCCTTCTCTACTTTACCTACTAAGTCAGCACCAACGTCAGCAGCCTTAGTGTAAATCCCGCCGCCCACTCTTCCGAAAAGAGCCACAGCAGAACCACCTAGACCGAAACCAGCCAGAGCTTCCATAAGGAAAAGAGTTCCTACGTTTTGGAATAAATGAGTATAAAGTTGGAAAAGCCCGATCATACCGGAAACTGCAAGACCAACCAGACCAAATCCCATCACCGCGCCAGAATCAAAAGCGACTCTGAAAGCCTTGGTCATGGAAGTTTTAGCTGCTTGAGCAGTACGAACGTTTCCGATGGTCGCGATCTTCATTCCGATAAAACCGGAAAGACAGGAGATAAGCGCTCCTGACACGAAAGCGATCGCAGTAAACAACCCGTCGTTAAAATCCGGAGTTTCCGGATTGTCCAAAAGGAAGAAGATCAGAACTGCCATAAAGGCGATAAAAAGAGAGATGGTCTTGTATTCTCTTATGAGAAACGCCATAGCTCCTTCGGAGATTGCGGAAGAAATTTCGATTAATTTCTTGGATTCTTGGTCTTTTCCGCCCTCAGTTCCGATTTGGATCCTGGTGACCTTTAATGCGTAAACAACGGCGGTCAAAATAGCCAGGACGGCAAAAGCCAGAATAATGGTTACCGAATTCATTCAGGGAAACCTCTTGTTTTTTTTTAAAATTTCCGATGGATTAAAAAGATGGGAACTGTGTTTGCCAAAGCTAAGGAGAAGACCGTAGAGGGCTACCACTGATGAGACGTACACTTTCCATTTGGTTCTTTTTAGTTATTTGCACTATAAAATCGGTCCTGGCCTTGAGTTCA
Protein-coding regions in this window:
- a CDS encoding adenosine kinase → MKHYDVFGIGNALVDILIPTEDSFLQKMGWNKGIMTLVDAEVQGGVLTALDGHKKELRSGGSAANTMIALANSGGTGTYTGKVSEDTYGEFYKQDMEKAGILFEVPPSKEGHTGTCVILTTPDAERTMLTHLGISSTLTKQDLDLEKLKASSYSYIEGYLWDGPSTKEACLLAMEESKKAGVKVAFTFSDPFCVNRSREDFLKLTKEYCDLVFCNAEEAKALAATESKEDALKFISSLCKNVMMTDGSNGAFASVNGTISHIGGFPVQELLDTTGAGDSFAAGVLYGLTHRFSPENAARWGNYVASRIVQEIGPRLSVRLMGRQEEILGKV
- a CDS encoding 50S ribosomal protein L11 methyltransferase, with the translated sequence MKYKEIRVSIPKDFAEEFSAYLDEWQVAGYYEILFDREEPRRPDQEIIADNTPIRVYLAEDDVQSEAKIWIYLQTVAPEDSFAESRWIETKEYEEAYKEFYKPFSVGVFWVVPTWEKEDWEKNKKSEQKDSLPVYINPGLAFGTGHHETTRLVLSRLGSIDLKGKKVADIGAGSGILSVAAAKLDASKIIAVDIDPNAVRSSTFNRDENGISDQVLVVEEGGFDHPQVSSEQFDLCVANITFAVLKANMEKIAGLHTDHFLFSGVITERKEEFLELLSSQVGGKSVYETSWNGWELIEWTRK
- a CDS encoding PrsW family glutamic-type intramembrane protease translates to MNLEVILLAIGSIFPWGFYLIYTQPNTGREKRFFFIIFFALLLGWISTELVLRASALIWPETEINTKVAKSILSQTAFLAFVKAGMMEELCKSILIVVLSLTLAYDWKKKEFLPETFLVGGFVALGFAGIENYHYILTAKEDDRIHTFILRTLKSSNAHLLINLCFALCLIKSNKRQFPDKYWYILSGFLLAVIQHGLFDFFVIPIGRFGHWAATALFVGIWVWIVKDRRVYMKEEDHKIEKEKSSEEEIYNMPNEKPKREKISRSVPEIIR
- a CDS encoding TonB C-terminal domain-containing protein, with the translated sequence MKKEISQKEKLVYWGINFLSWTSPISMIGFGIFFPLGVIFLFPKEDRVLRPAFHSVFLQVVLGLFLFSLELLFLIFPKAEEIFSVFVLLSSEEPSSSGFLVLTLMFFFGLAVFFLQAKHVRKSLKPEDPRPLILNPVLVFLTVGCLILFTHYLTYSDPFRAKMATFAVFSESVWIFFFTAVGLAELLSGKRPFFLFRRPWAWFVRQTRDSFADEEGDLPASARKRKNAKVRDAILAGWGHIYTGRLWKGFPILFVYLLGLLLFATFFFSWWEPALGIRFLASLGLKPGLSDKKFFEVASSFWIWSAILTVLVLVNVFSGWLLRRSFQSKTPLLGLSPGFENNLGLSVLVHLIVICLILLMPTTIAFQKESKSRPTDHFTPENHAEFYFIDPNLPDEVKGLNGGVITGTDTPNSNQGEKIPEEKPSDEGRVKGEVKKIKGKKLPPTYSNYISAKMRTFESFMDYWRSAPRNYSCVVAYTITPDGEVVDVELVQNSSYPEQDQRTLELIENLSPMMPPPGTKGYIRVTELFWNGPLDAKAMPTPLQQELVNMFDGRYMEEL
- a CDS encoding glycine--tRNA ligase, producing MEKKETLDSSLKDIVSVCKRRGFVYPGSEIYGGLSNTFDYGPYGAELLHNLKRLWWKHFVHLREDVVGLDSSILLNPKVWEASGHVSNFNDPLIDCKNCKTRIRADKFLEDQKGEGAATGLNLEKMNEVIKAGNFACPNCGNRGTFTEARDFNLMFKTSHGASAEDSQDIYLRPETAQGIFINFKNVISTTRNKIPFGIAQIGKSFRNEIMARQFVFRTREFEQMEMEFFCEPGTQKEWFSHWVDYCVKFLTDHLGLKKENLKIREHEKEELSFYSEATSDIEYKYGFGWGELWGIASRTDYDLSQHEKFSGEDLKYQDQAANKKYIPYVVEPALGLNRLFLAVVSDAYAEEKLPDGETRTVLRFAPQVAPVKIGIFPLMKKDGLPELAKSIYANLSSLGNLEYDEGGAIGKRYRRQDEIGTPYCITVDYDSLTDKSVTVRERDSMSQERISIDSLKSYFADKLL
- a CDS encoding GNAT family N-acetyltransferase gives rise to the protein MSEKLLEIRPILPQNREAAIELINQFFRMVNKLPLDGIFKIRPRAAAKMVDIYLKLRATDKVLFIGGFIEEELVSLLIARVEEKPYLIEEKNLFIDLAITKQGKRKSGYMKPLVNETFRYAREKGILAIELRAISENEAAVEFWKKMGFDPFYVRFRKSV
- a CDS encoding sodium-translocating pyrophosphatase, which gives rise to MNSVTIILAFAVLAILTAVVYALKVTRIQIGTEGGKDQESKKLIEISSAISEGAMAFLIREYKTISLFIAFMAVLIFFLLDNPETPDFNDGLFTAIAFVSGALISCLSGFIGMKIATIGNVRTAQAAKTSMTKAFRVAFDSGAVMGFGLVGLAVSGMIGLFQLYTHLFQNVGTLFLMEALAGFGLGGSAVALFGRVGGGIYTKAADVGADLVGKVEKGIPEDDPRNPATIADNVGDNVGDVAGMGADLFGSCAEATCAALVIGATATALSGNTDALLYPLLISAFGIPASLLTSFIASVKEGGNVEKVLKIQLWVSTLIVGAIMYFVTDKYMVDSFEIAGKTIGKWNVYISLLVGLFSGMFIGLVTEYYTSHSYKPVREVVDASKTGAATNIIYGLALGYQSSVVPVILLVITIVTANILAGMYGIAIAALGMISTIAIGLTIDAYGPVSDNAGGIAEMAELGKEVRNRTDTLDAAGNTTAAIGKGFAIGSAALTSLALFAAFITRTKTTGLDILDAEVFGGLLFGAMLPFVFTAMTMKSVGKAAVDMVEEVRKQFREIPGIMEGKAKPDYKRCVDISTTAALREMILPGLLVLLTPIVVGYLFGIKSLSGVLAGALVAGVVLAISSANSGGGWDNAKKYIEKAAGGKGSDQHKAAVVGDTVGDPLKDTSGPSINILIKLMAITSLVFAEFFVQHGGLLLRIFQ